Proteins encoded together in one Telopea speciosissima isolate NSW1024214 ecotype Mountain lineage chromosome 4, Tspe_v1, whole genome shotgun sequence window:
- the LOC122659109 gene encoding acid phosphatase 1-like — MDCAFRLCFILLLSISVSSSVITSTVPSESILQILPGNRKFGGDNGVSCESWKFTVESNDVGTWQTVPNRCQGFVKDYMTGDRYLSDSQAVADAAWSFAGNVEIAADGKDAWVFDIDETLLSNLPYYANYGFGAQGYDDASFNAWVETEEAPALPESLKIYNSLQKLGFTLFLLTGRTESQRNATEKNLLNAGYRNWEKLFLRGASDQGTLAIVYKSGKRTELEAQGYRIHGSSGDQWSDLLGKAMAKRSFKIPNPMYYIA; from the exons ATGGATTGCGCCTTTAGGCTTTGCTTCATATTGCTACTCTCGATCTCTGTATCGTCGAGTGTCATCACGAGCACTGTACCGAGTGAATCCATACTCCAAATCTTACCGGGAAACCGGAAGTTCGGCGGAGATAATGGAGTGTCGTGCGAGAGCTGGAAATTCACAGTGGAGTCAAATGACGTAGGGACCTGGCAGACAGTCCCTAACAGATGTCAGGGATTCGTGAAGGATTATATGACTGGAGATCGATACCTTTCGGATTCCCAAGCCGTGGCGGACGCAGCCTGGTCTTTCGCCGGAAATGTGGAGATCGCCGCCGACGGCAAGGATGCCTGGGTTTTCGACATCGACGAAACGTTGCTCTCAAATTTGCCCTATTATGCTAATTACGGATTCGG AGCACAAGGTTACGATGATGCTTCTTTTAATGCATGGGTAGAAACCGAGGAAGCACCAGCTTTACCCGAAAGTTTGAAGATTTATAACAGCCTCCAAAAGTTGGGATTTACATTGTTCCTCTTAACTGGAAGGACTGAGAGTCAAAGGAATGCCACTGAGAAAAATCTGCTAAATGCTGGATACCGCAACTGGGAGAAGCTCTTCCTAAG GGGGGCTTCTGATCAAGGTACACTTGCAATTGTTTACAAATCTGGGAAAAGAACGGAGTTGGAAGCTCAAGGTTACAGAATCCATGGAAGCTCAGGTGATCAGTGGAGTGATCTGTTGGGCAAAGCCATGGCTAAACGCAGCTTTAAGATTCCCAATCCAATGTATTATATTGCTTGA